One Bacteroidales bacterium DNA window includes the following coding sequences:
- a CDS encoding PEGA domain-containing protein has product MTLSVAYADEFVVRSFTLAETDLSALRYERKDANDEACAIIKVRTDLRDLAFDAGKYLVGDIQLKSGEFWLYVSPGEKRITIYKDGFITKHIPLNLPVESSKVYVLEVTNKQKATAATGSLILFTDPPGAMVKIRELSGLEFTTPDTLKNYPAFPYSVTITKFRHATLDTILTVHPGEMIAHHITLTPGWGDVLIAVEPEDTRIFINNKFVGTGDQNFVGDAKGVDVGRHTISIRHDNYYEQEQQIEVFPGERTNLKYKLDPMLGILKVETPMGAILHINSKMAGRVPYTDTLLTGNYQITLSAEGYLEVTKTIIITENNITYVNEELQHSRLVSITSKPAQAEIYLDGNLVGVTPATILMGYGANQLLLRKAKYHDLHENVQVGKDTDALHFSLKPDLLAVTVSTNPAGAQLYVDGKNRGLTNKELELPYGKYSVKVYKQGYFTRQRNVEVIKSGQTVNFDLRSSDHYRLGIMYGLDDSWGGEFTWARSSVGIGVGGYSPSAEEFSQTVQHQNVDVSHYSDLSLSAPAGKESNADSVDFFFSLKLHFFLSKLPGLSIVAGTTIGKVYYSDVYLAGEDYSHKYYGDKILKGDYFSVAHKGKWKLNPIVGVSLRLLRYFYVSGEVWFNTEHGTQFLTAGGMCFPLK; this is encoded by the coding sequence ATGACTTTATCGGTGGCTTACGCCGATGAGTTTGTGGTGCGATCATTTACCCTGGCGGAGACTGATCTTTCGGCGCTGCGCTATGAGCGCAAGGATGCCAACGACGAAGCCTGTGCCATTATAAAAGTGCGTACCGATCTGCGTGACCTGGCTTTCGATGCCGGCAAATATCTGGTAGGCGATATTCAGCTAAAAAGCGGCGAATTTTGGCTGTATGTTTCGCCGGGCGAAAAGAGGATCACCATTTACAAAGATGGTTTTATTACAAAACACATCCCCCTGAATCTCCCTGTCGAATCGTCGAAAGTGTATGTGCTCGAAGTTACCAACAAGCAAAAGGCCACCGCTGCCACCGGTTCGCTCATTCTATTCACCGATCCGCCGGGCGCCATGGTAAAAATCAGAGAGCTTTCGGGGCTGGAGTTTACCACTCCCGACACGCTCAAAAACTATCCTGCATTTCCTTATTCCGTTACCATCACCAAGTTTCGCCATGCTACCCTCGACACCATCCTTACCGTGCATCCCGGCGAAATGATTGCCCACCATATTACTCTCACGCCTGGCTGGGGCGATGTGCTGATAGCCGTGGAGCCGGAAGATACCAGAATTTTTATTAATAATAAATTTGTGGGCACCGGCGATCAGAATTTTGTTGGTGATGCAAAGGGAGTCGATGTAGGGCGTCATACCATCAGCATCCGTCACGACAATTATTATGAGCAGGAGCAGCAGATTGAGGTATTTCCCGGAGAGCGAACAAATTTGAAATACAAACTTGACCCAATGCTGGGGATATTAAAAGTAGAAACCCCCATGGGTGCTATCCTGCATATCAATAGTAAAATGGCCGGACGAGTTCCTTACACAGATACGCTTCTGACGGGTAATTATCAGATTACGCTTTCGGCGGAAGGATATCTGGAGGTGACCAAAACCATTATTATAACCGAGAATAATATCACTTACGTTAATGAAGAGCTACAGCACAGCCGGCTTGTGAGCATTACTTCGAAGCCAGCGCAAGCTGAAATTTATCTGGATGGGAATCTGGTCGGTGTTACGCCGGCGACTATTTTGATGGGCTATGGTGCTAACCAGCTATTATTGCGAAAAGCAAAATACCACGACCTGCATGAAAATGTGCAGGTAGGAAAAGATACTGATGCGCTGCATTTTAGCCTGAAGCCTGATTTGCTGGCGGTAACTGTCTCGACAAACCCGGCCGGAGCACAACTGTATGTTGATGGCAAAAATCGGGGTCTCACTAATAAAGAGCTGGAACTGCCTTATGGCAAATATAGCGTGAAGGTTTACAAGCAAGGCTATTTTACCAGACAGCGCAATGTGGAGGTGATCAAATCCGGACAAACAGTAAATTTCGACCTGCGCAGCTCCGATCATTACCGTCTTGGAATAATGTATGGCCTGGACGATTCCTGGGGTGGCGAATTTACTTGGGCACGCTCTTCGGTGGGCATTGGCGTGGGAGGCTACAGTCCGTCTGCAGAGGAGTTCAGCCAGACCGTGCAGCATCAAAATGTGGATGTTTCACATTATTCCGATCTTTCACTTAGCGCTCCCGCAGGAAAAGAAAGCAACGCCGACTCGGTGGACTTTTTCTTTTCATTGAAACTACATTTTTTCCTATCGAAATTGCCCGGTTTGTCCATCGTTGCCGGAACCACAATTGGCAAGGTTTACTATTCCGATGTTTATCTGGCGGGCGAAGATTATTCCCATAAATATTACGGTGACAAAATCCTCAAAGGCGACTATTTTTCGGTGGCGCACAAAGGGAAATGGAAATTAAATCCTATTGTCGGAGTGTCGCTGCGGTTGCTGCGCTATTTTTATGTGAGCGGCGAAGTTTGGTTCAACACCGAGCATGGCACCCAATTTCTTACTGCCGGCGGCATGTGTTTTCCGCTTAAATAA
- a CDS encoding glycosyltransferase family 4 protein codes for MKVVILHHHLNPGGVTRIMQLQAESLRSAFPEIEIVVITGHATDPKPFEVLNVTIFEYLPLDYLYRSRGLEEELPELFADITNFLKKHIDRQTIIHAHNLNLGKNPVLTLALSTMARQGYHLFNHCHDFAEDRPDNMEFLQEIIEDYFQEDLHQVLYPDNSTSFFATLNSFDYQRLLQEGIPEKRVTLLPNPVNVNKTEGTVVENVRDEICQTLGLDGNKLLITYPVRVIRRKNIGEFILLSAMFANRAHWLVTQPPRNPVEVKPYQNWKGFCQRFQLDIVFEAGIKVDFMKLMIASDLCLTTSIREGFGMVFLEPWLLGTPVMGRNIDYVTSDLIESGVRFPLLYEEIMVKTENGITDFAKLEMNQQQQIIGRVLQDEAFAEKIRRQNPALLKLFDEVPGVVIENNRKVIEEKYSLNNYAHTLYEVYRKMVEHDDRPSADTHRSGSTTG; via the coding sequence ATGAAAGTCGTCATTTTGCATCATCATCTCAATCCGGGTGGTGTAACGCGCATCATGCAGTTGCAGGCGGAGAGTTTGCGCAGCGCATTTCCTGAAATTGAAATCGTTGTAATTACCGGCCATGCCACCGACCCAAAACCCTTTGAGGTGCTCAATGTAACAATCTTCGAATATCTGCCACTCGATTATCTGTACCGCAGCCGTGGGCTTGAAGAGGAGTTGCCGGAGCTTTTTGCCGATATCACAAACTTTCTGAAAAAGCATATCGACCGGCAGACGATTATTCATGCGCATAACCTGAACCTCGGCAAAAATCCTGTGCTCACCCTGGCACTCTCGACCATGGCGCGCCAGGGCTATCATCTGTTCAACCATTGCCACGACTTTGCCGAAGACCGTCCCGACAACATGGAGTTTCTGCAGGAGATCATTGAAGATTATTTTCAGGAGGATTTGCACCAGGTGTTGTATCCTGATAATTCCACCAGCTTTTTTGCCACGCTCAACAGTTTCGATTACCAGAGGTTGTTGCAGGAGGGCATTCCTGAAAAACGTGTCACGCTGCTGCCCAATCCGGTGAATGTCAACAAAACGGAGGGGACGGTTGTTGAAAATGTGCGCGATGAGATCTGCCAGACATTGGGGTTGGATGGCAACAAATTGTTGATCACCTACCCGGTGCGGGTGATACGCCGGAAGAATATCGGTGAGTTTATTTTGCTCAGCGCTATGTTTGCCAATCGTGCCCACTGGCTGGTTACACAGCCTCCCAGGAATCCCGTGGAGGTGAAGCCTTATCAAAACTGGAAAGGTTTTTGCCAGCGCTTTCAACTTGATATTGTTTTTGAAGCAGGGATTAAAGTGGACTTTATGAAACTGATGATCGCCAGCGATCTCTGCCTTACCACCAGCATACGCGAAGGTTTTGGCATGGTATTTTTGGAACCGTGGCTGCTCGGCACGCCGGTAATGGGACGCAATATTGACTATGTTACCAGCGACCTGATAGAAAGCGGCGTTCGGTTTCCGCTGCTGTACGAAGAGATAATGGTGAAAACAGAAAACGGGATCACTGACTTCGCTAAGCTGGAGATGAATCAGCAGCAGCAAATCATCGGTAGGGTATTGCAGGATGAAGCTTTCGCTGAAAAAATCCGTCGGCAAAACCCTGCGCTTCTGAAGCTCTTCGACGAGGTGCCTGGGGTGGTGATCGAAAACAATCGCAAGGTAATAGAAGAGAAATATTCATTAAATAACTATGCACACACACTCTATGAAGTATATCGAAAAATGGTTGAACACGATGACCGACCTTCAGCCGATACCCACCGCAGTGGCTCCACGACTGGATAA
- a CDS encoding HAD family hydrolase translates to MTDLQPIPTAVAPRLDKIDGIKAIIFDIYGTLVVSASGDIDQIDLSQQNMRTALEEADYLLPENNPKKGEAVVAELLQKFTDTLRKHQQQLRDAGVPFPETDIRLVWDEWLKYALDSAYITTNGASDITRLTFVFEMLSNKIHPMPDMLEVLHYFHDRKYPLGIVSNAQFYTPVMMNYFIDGQARNTESLPLFNDDITQFSYSLRKAKPDRTLFAPVLKALKENYGIAPQESVFVGNDMYNDIYPAQDMGMKTVFFAGDERALRLREDKAEVKNLRPDAVITELIQLKQIIK, encoded by the coding sequence ATGACCGACCTTCAGCCGATACCCACCGCAGTGGCTCCACGACTGGATAAAATCGACGGAATTAAAGCTATCATCTTCGACATTTATGGCACCTTGGTAGTCTCGGCCTCCGGCGACATTGACCAGATAGACCTCTCCCAGCAAAATATGCGCACTGCCCTCGAAGAGGCAGATTATCTTCTGCCTGAAAATAACCCGAAAAAAGGAGAAGCTGTGGTAGCTGAACTGTTACAGAAATTTACCGACACCCTGCGAAAACACCAGCAGCAGTTGCGTGATGCCGGCGTTCCTTTTCCCGAAACCGACATCCGCCTGGTGTGGGACGAGTGGCTGAAATATGCCCTCGATAGCGCGTACATTACCACCAACGGTGCTTCCGACATCACCCGGTTGACGTTTGTCTTTGAAATGCTCAGCAACAAAATACATCCCATGCCTGACATGCTCGAGGTGCTGCATTATTTTCACGACCGGAAATATCCACTTGGCATCGTTTCCAACGCACAGTTTTACACGCCGGTGATGATGAACTATTTCATCGATGGCCAGGCCAGAAATACCGAGAGCCTGCCGCTGTTCAACGACGACATCACGCAATTTTCGTATAGTTTGCGCAAAGCAAAACCGGATCGTACGCTCTTTGCTCCGGTGCTTAAAGCTTTGAAAGAAAACTATGGCATCGCGCCGCAGGAGTCTGTTTTTGTAGGCAACGACATGTACAACGACATTTATCCGGCGCAGGATATGGGAATGAAAACGGTGTTTTTTGCCGGCGACGAGCGGGCATTGCGCTTACGCGAAGACAAAGCGGAGGTGAAAAATCTGCGCCCCGACGCTGTGATTACCGAATTAATACAACTCAAACAAATCATCAAATAA